A genomic stretch from Armatimonadota bacterium includes:
- the galK gene encoding galactokinase produces MPQLESRIAELVEKFTEVYGSSPELIVRAPGRVNLIGEHTDYNDGYVLPVAIDRDVLVAASRTSDMHVSLYSVNFDRVAGFDLDRPIRRDSVNKWSNYPRGVAVMLQKRRKRILGVNMVVEGNVPLGSGLSSSAAFEVASALMFKALNGFEMEDTEIALLCQAAENEFVGVNCGIMDQFVSCLGKKDHALFVDCRTLDHESVPMASGVKVIVADTMKKRGLVDSEYNLRRSQCEEAVSILRTYLPNIKALRDVTVSDFKSHGHRLPPTVRRRAEHVVRENERVLKSVEALRAGSVVIFGRLMDQSHESLRDSYEVSCRELDVMVDAARRVPGVFGSRMTGAGFGGCTVSIVADDSVKDFLEKVPEEYKSRTGIEPAVYVCTPENGAEILPYTEPSVS; encoded by the coding sequence ATGCCTCAGTTGGAGAGCAGAATCGCCGAACTGGTGGAGAAGTTCACGGAAGTATACGGTTCGTCGCCTGAGTTGATCGTCCGCGCCCCTGGAAGGGTCAACCTGATCGGCGAGCACACTGATTACAACGACGGCTACGTCCTTCCCGTAGCGATAGACAGGGATGTACTGGTCGCCGCCTCCCGGACGTCGGACATGCACGTCTCTCTGTATTCGGTCAATTTCGACAGAGTTGCCGGGTTCGACCTCGATCGTCCGATCCGCAGGGACTCGGTCAACAAGTGGAGCAACTACCCCCGAGGCGTGGCGGTCATGCTGCAGAAGAGGCGCAAGAGAATCCTCGGCGTCAATATGGTCGTCGAGGGCAACGTGCCGCTCGGATCCGGCCTCAGTTCGTCGGCCGCCTTCGAGGTCGCCAGTGCGTTGATGTTCAAGGCGCTGAACGGTTTCGAGATGGAAGACACCGAGATCGCGCTTCTGTGTCAGGCCGCCGAGAACGAGTTCGTGGGCGTCAACTGCGGTATCATGGACCAATTCGTCTCGTGCCTCGGAAAGAAGGACCACGCGCTGTTCGTGGACTGCCGCACCCTCGACCACGAGTCGGTTCCGATGGCCTCCGGAGTGAAGGTTATCGTCGCCGACACGATGAAGAAGCGCGGGCTGGTGGATTCTGAGTACAATCTGCGCCGCTCGCAGTGCGAGGAAGCGGTCTCGATACTCCGCACATATCTTCCGAACATCAAGGCGCTGCGAGATGTGACGGTCAGCGACTTCAAGTCACATGGCCACCGCCTTCCGCCGACTGTCAGGCGTCGGGCCGAGCACGTCGTCCGCGAGAATGAGCGCGTCCTCAAGAGCGTCGAAGCGCTCAGGGCGGGCAGTGTCGTGATCTTCGGCAGACTGATGGATCAATCGCACGAGTCGCTGCGCGACAGCTACGAAGTAAGCTGCCGCGAGCTGGACGTGATGGTGGATGCGGCTCGCAGAGTGCCTGGGGTATTCGGCTCGCGGATGACGGGAGCGGGGTTTGGCGGATGCACCGTAAGCATCGTAGCGGACGATTCGGTCAAGGACTTCCTGGAGAAGGTCCCCGAAGAGTACAAGTCTAGGACCGGCATCGAACCAGCCGTCTATGTCTGTACGCCGGAAAACGGCGCCGAGATTCTCCCGTACACCGAGCCGTCGGTTTCCTAG
- a CDS encoding response regulator transcription factor yields MATTLPIVELEESRDVLTVREVQVLRLILEGRSSKEVAESLYLSKRTVDFHLARIYEKLNVTNRVQAIRRAAELGLVSGELA; encoded by the coding sequence ATGGCCACCACGCTGCCCATTGTCGAGCTCGAGGAGTCGCGCGACGTCCTTACCGTCCGAGAGGTTCAGGTTCTCAGACTGATCCTGGAGGGCCGATCCAGCAAAGAGGTTGCAGAAAGCCTGTACCTCAGCAAGAGAACTGTTGACTTCCACCTTGCAAGGATCTACGAGAAGCTCAATGTCACCAACCGCGTTCAGGCCATCCGGCGCGCCGCCGAACTGGGATTGGTGAGCGGGGAACTCGCCTGA
- a CDS encoding helix-turn-helix transcriptional regulator — protein sequence MTAMTMPQIRDDRTIHLTRREQEVLSLVIEGKSSREVAEELYVSKRTVDFHLANIYEKLQVSNRVQAFRRATSLGLVPLEPVEVRSA from the coding sequence ATGACTGCTATGACTATGCCCCAGATACGGGATGATAGAACCATTCACCTGACAAGACGGGAACAGGAGGTTCTGTCCCTCGTTATCGAGGGGAAGTCAAGTAGAGAGGTCGCGGAGGAGTTGTACGTGAGCAAGCGAACCGTGGACTTCCATCTCGCGAATATCTACGAGAAGTTGCAGGTCAGCAACAGAGTGCAAGCCTTCCGCAGAGCAACCAGCCTTGGCCTTGTACCGCTCGAGCCTGTTGAGGTTAGATCAGCCTAG